In Aricia agestis chromosome 14, ilAriAges1.1, whole genome shotgun sequence, one genomic interval encodes:
- the LOC121733903 gene encoding uncharacterized protein LOC121733903, which translates to MTYLGIVLDERWSFVEHFRRLSEKVSRAAGALASLLPNLGGPSIGCRRLYMGIIRSMVMYGSPIWAYHLSPQNRLVLGRIQRVMATRAVRGYRTISKDAACLLAGSTPWDLDAQALADVFWRCAAVRAEGSNPLPDAVRRWRSSAEETALETWAQRLEEPTVSINLIEAIRPLFREWIKRRHGALTFRLTQMLTGHGCFGRYLCEITGSEPTAECHHCGADRDTADHTLTACPAWSEQRAELSSNIGEDITLPALIRAMVRSEEEWTAVETYAHNVISTKEEAERVREQAALELPGRRPRRRRVARNGHDIPP; encoded by the coding sequence ATGACATACCTGGGCATCGTTCTGGATGAAAGGTGGTCCTTCGTGGAACACTTCCGCCGGCTGTCCGAAAAGGTCTCCAGGGCAGCTGGAGCCCTCGCGTCGCTCCTCCCGAATCTCGGGGGGCCGAGCATCGGCTGCCGACGGCTGTACATGGGTATCATCCGATCGATGGTCATGTACGGCTCGCCGATCTGGGCTTACCATCTCTCGCCCCAGAATCGGCTCGTACTCGGACGGATACAAAGGGTGATGGCGACCCGGGCAGTGCGTGGCTACCGCACCATATCCAAGGATGCGGCATGCCTGCTCGCGGGTAGCACACCCTGGGACCTCGATGCTCAAGCACTTGCCGACGTATTTTGGCGTTGCGCAGCGGTCCGCGCGGAGGGAAGCAACCCTTTACcggacgccgtacgtcggtggaggagCTCAGCAGAGGAGACGGCACTGGAGACGTGGGCGCAGCGACTAGAGGAGCCTACTGTGAGCATTAACCTTATAGAGGCGATCCGCCCCTTATTCAGGGAGTGGATAAAGCGCAGGCATGGAGCGCTGACCTTCCGACTCACACAGATGCTGACCGGGCATGGCTGCTTCGGTCGGTATCTGTGCGAGATTACTGGAAGCGAACCGACCGCAGAATGTCATCACTGCGGTGCGGACCGGGACACGGCCGATCACACACTCACGGCGTGTCCCGCTTGGTCGGAACAACGAGCGGAACTCTCATCCAACATCGGTGAGGACATAACGCTCCCAGCGCTCATCAGGGCCATGGTGAGGAGCGAAGAAGAGTGGACAGCCGTCGAGACATACGCGCACAACGTCATCTCGACgaaggaggaggccgagcgcgTGAGAGAGCAGGCGGCGCTCGAACTCCCAGGAAGAAGGCCGAGGCGGAGACGTGTCGCTCGTAATGGCCACGACATCCCGCCTTAG